The nucleotide sequence AGAGATCTTTTCGAAAGGTACAGGCACTATCTCGATCTGGATATCGATACGATCGAGAAGCGGACCGGATATCTTGTTCATATACTTCTGGACCGCACCCGGCGCACACAGACAAGCCCGGTCGGGATGGTTGTAATAGCCGCAAGGACAAGGATTCATGGAAGCCACCAGCATAAATCCAGCCGGATAGTTTACGGTAAACCTAGCCCTGGAGATACAAATTTGTCTATCCTCAAGCGGTTGCCTCATTACTTCAAGCACATTTCGGTTGAATTCAGGGAGTTCGTCCAGAAACAAAACTCCATTATGGGAGAGGCTTATTTCGCCCGGTTGGGGGAAAGAACCGCCTCCAACCATTGCAACATTCGAAATGGAGTGATGTGGTGCACGGAACGGGCGTTGCGTCATCAGAGATGAACCACCTCCAATCTTACCGGCAACGGAATGAATCTTGGTTGTTTCAAGTGATTCTTGCAGTGTAAAGGGTGGGAGAATGGAGGGAAGTCGCTTAGCAAGCATGGACTTACCGCTTCCCGGCGGACCAACCATAAGTAGATTATGTCCTCCGGCTGCCGACACTTCAAGTGCACGTTTCACATTTTCTTGTCCTCTTACATCGGAAAAGTCGAACTGAAACGCTTCCTGTTTTGCATAAAACTCTTCCCGCGTGTTCACTTCCGTGGGTTCAAGCGTACGCTTTCCGTCCACAAACTCTATTACTTCTTTGATATTGTCGACTCCAAAGACTTCCAGATTATTCACCACCGCGGCTTCTCTGGCATTCTGACGGGGCAAAATAAAGCCTTTGAATCCTTCTTCACGGGCTTTGATGGCAATGGGCAGGACTCCTTTTACAGGCATAAGACTTCCGTCTAGTGAAAGTTCGCCCATCATCAGGTATTTATCAAGACGGGAACTGTCTACTTGCCCGGCTGCAGCAAGAATTGCAACGGCCAATGGCAGATCGTATGCGGATCCTTCTTTCCGGATATCGGCAGGAGCCATATTAACTACTACCCGGTTACCCGGAAATTTATAGCCGTTAACCTGCAGAGCAGAGATGATGCGTTCATGACTTTCGCGGACAGCCACATCTGGCAATCCAACGAGAAAGAAGCTAACGCCCTTCGTACAATTTACTTCGATTGTTACAATAGTAGCTGTGATGCCCTGAACGGCAGCAGCGAATGATTTGACAAGCATTAGGTTTTGGTTTTACAAATTAAATGGAGAGCGTATTCTATTTTTTGATTACCTGCTCCAGTAGTTTTTTTACTTCCAGTCCGTTATCTGTTTTTAAAATGATTTTTCCTTCGTTATCTATGAGGAAACAACGTGGCAGTGCCGTTACGTTGTATAGTTCCAACATCGTGGTTGCCTGTCCCGCAGAGTCGGTTACCAGATTCCACTTTATGGTATCTGCATCAACAATCTTCCTCACTTGAGTCTGATCTGTATCTAAACTTATTAACAGCATATCCACTTTGTCTTTCGGGAATTCCCTCTTTATATCATCAAGATACAAATTATCCGTCTGGCACATTTCGCACCAGGGGGCTGTAAAACTTAACAGCAGGTACTTGTTCGCAAACGAATCAAGGCTTACAGGCTGGTTGTAGATATTTTTAAGATCAAATCCGGGAGCTTCTGCTCCAATGGCAGTCCGCTTAGCTCTGGCTGTAAACGATTCAAGCTCTTTTACAAGAAAGAAATCCTTTAATGACGGTTCGAGCAGGGCAAGAAATTCATCAAGAAGTCTTGTATCTTCGTTATTTCTGAAAAAACGGTATATTAATACAACAGAAGCAGCTTCGGAGGGATTTTTACGAATGTAAGACTCAGCTCTTTCCTGCAGCTGATGATTCACGTTTATAAGTTTGGAAGTCGTGGTTGTCTCGTTTGTTACCAACGAGTCCGGTTCGGCATTTAGCTTTTGTTGCAACAAAGCACGTTCTTTAATAAGGGACGATTGTCCTTTGTAGAAAGCTGTTAGCTTGTCGTTTATATCACCCCCTTTAATCTCAAGAAGTTCGGGAATCTGAATGTCGCCGGAGAGGGAAATCTTTTCACCCGATTCAGGATAAAGAGTTATCCAACGCGATTTATGTTCAAAAAGCAAGGTTACGCTAGTGTAATTTGCCTGCTTCTGAATTAGGTGGAATCGTCCGCTTTTCTCACACTTAATTGTATCAACAAGCTTTTTATCCGGACCTTCAAATACGGCATAAATAGTTTGATCTTTCAAATTGGAAAGGTTTCCTTCCAACTGAAAAACTGTTTTCTTTCCACAAGAAAGCAAACAAAACAGCGTACATAGTACGATTACACCCCTTTTTATCATTTGTTGCAGTTCAGATTCACGTAAATTCTTTGGGGATAAAGATATAAAAAATAATTAAAAGAAACCTATTATTACATAAAATTTGACAAAAACGATCTAACACACTTGAATGCTGCAAATTATATGAAGGCAATACAACTGAATAAGTGAGGGATAGTATGAAATAAAAAGAGGGAGAAATCACGATGTGATCCTCCCTCTTTTGTATATTAGTATATGAGCAAAGTCTATACCATGTAATTAAATTACAATTTTGGACCTGCAGCAACTAAAGCCTTACCAGCTTCGTTTCCTGTGAACTTAGCAAAGTTCTTGATAAAACGGGCAGCCAAATCCTGAGCCTTTGTATCCCATGCTGAAGCATCAGCATAAGTGTCGCGAGGATCAAGAATCTTAGAATCAACACCTGGAAGAGCGGTAGGCACTTCAAATGAGAAGTAAGGAATTGATTTTGTTGCAGCTTTGTCGATTGAGCCATCAAGGATAGCATCGATAATACCACGTGTATCTTTGATAGAAATACGCTTGCCGCTTCCGTTCCAACCTGTGTTAACCAAGTAAGCAGTTGCACCAGACATTTTCATCTTCTTAACCAATTCTTCGCCGTATTTTGTTGGGTGCAATGACAAGAATGCAGCACCGAAACAAGCAGAGAACGTAGGCGTTGGTTCAGTAATACCACGCTCTGTTCCAGCCAATTTAGCAGTAAATCCAGAAAGGAAATAATACTGTGTTTGTTCTGGAGTAAGGATAGATACCGGAGGCAATACACCAAAAGCATCTGCCGACAAGAAAATTACTTTCTTAGCAGGACCAGCTTTTGATACAGGCTTAACGATATTATCGATATGATAAATAGGATAAGAAACACGTGTGTTTTCTGTTACAGATTTATCATCGAAATTAATTTTTCCATCAGCTGCTACAGTTACGTTTTCAAGTAAAGCGTCACGTTTGATAGCATTCCAGATATCCGGTTCATTTTCCTGGCTTAGGTTGATAACCTTAGCATAGCAACCGCCTTCGAAGTTGAATACACCTTGATCATCCCAACCGTGTTCGTCGTCACCAATAAGCTGACGTTTTGGGTCTGTAGACAATGTTGTTTTTCCTGTTCCGGAAAGACCGAAGAAGATAGCTGTTTCATCCTTTTCGTTTGTGTTGGCAGAGCAGTGCATAGAAGCCATACCTTGTAAAGGCAACAAGTAGTTCATATAAGAGAACATACCTTTCTTCATTTCACCACCATACCAAGAACCACCGATCAACTGAATTTTTTCAGTAAGGTTGAATACAACGAAAGTCTTAGAATTCAAACCAAGAGATGCGTAGTCGTCGCCTGCATTACATTTTGAACCGTTCATTACAACGAAATCAGGTTCACCATAGTTTGCCAATTCTTCTT is from uncultured Macellibacteroides sp. and encodes:
- a CDS encoding YifB family Mg chelatase-like AAA ATPase; protein product: MLVKSFAAAVQGITATIVTIEVNCTKGVSFFLVGLPDVAVRESHERIISALQVNGYKFPGNRVVVNMAPADIRKEGSAYDLPLAVAILAAAGQVDSSRLDKYLMMGELSLDGSLMPVKGVLPIAIKAREEGFKGFILPRQNAREAAVVNNLEVFGVDNIKEVIEFVDGKRTLEPTEVNTREEFYAKQEAFQFDFSDVRGQENVKRALEVSAAGGHNLLMVGPPGSGKSMLAKRLPSILPPFTLQESLETTKIHSVAGKIGGGSSLMTQRPFRAPHHSISNVAMVGGGSFPQPGEISLSHNGVLFLDELPEFNRNVLEVMRQPLEDRQICISRARFTVNYPAGFMLVASMNPCPCGYYNHPDRACLCAPGAVQKYMNKISGPLLDRIDIQIEIVPVPFEKISDQTPSEPSAEVRERVIKARAIQEKRFESFDGIYCNAQMEAKQLHQFAVPDAAGLELLKQAMTRLSLSARAYDRILKVSRTIADLDGADTIKTSHLAEAIHYRNLDREGWGM
- a CDS encoding TlpA disulfide reductase family protein, which gives rise to MIKRGVIVLCTLFCLLSCGKKTVFQLEGNLSNLKDQTIYAVFEGPDKKLVDTIKCEKSGRFHLIQKQANYTSVTLLFEHKSRWITLYPESGEKISLSGDIQIPELLEIKGGDINDKLTAFYKGQSSLIKERALLQQKLNAEPDSLVTNETTTTSKLINVNHQLQERAESYIRKNPSEAASVVLIYRFFRNNEDTRLLDEFLALLEPSLKDFFLVKELESFTARAKRTAIGAEAPGFDLKNIYNQPVSLDSFANKYLLLSFTAPWCEMCQTDNLYLDDIKREFPKDKVDMLLISLDTDQTQVRKIVDADTIKWNLVTDSAGQATTMLELYNVTALPRCFLIDNEGKIILKTDNGLEVKKLLEQVIKK
- the pckA gene encoding phosphoenolpyruvate carboxykinase (ATP), with product MANLDLSKYGITGATEVLHNPSYEQLFAEETKPGLEGFEVGQQTEMGAINVMTGVYTGRSPKDKFFVMDETTKDTIWWTSDEYKNDNKPLSVEAWGKLKAIVQKELSNKRLFVVDTFCGANESSRIKVRFIMEVAWQAHFVKNMFIRPSEEELANYGEPDFVVMNGSKCNAGDDYASLGLNSKTFVVFNLTEKIQLIGGSWYGGEMKKGMFSYMNYLLPLQGMASMHCSANTNEKDETAIFFGLSGTGKTTLSTDPKRQLIGDDEHGWDDQGVFNFEGGCYAKVINLSQENEPDIWNAIKRDALLENVTVAADGKINFDDKSVTENTRVSYPIYHIDNIVKPVSKAGPAKKVIFLSADAFGVLPPVSILTPEQTQYYFLSGFTAKLAGTERGITEPTPTFSACFGAAFLSLHPTKYGEELVKKMKMSGATAYLVNTGWNGSGKRISIKDTRGIIDAILDGSIDKAATKSIPYFSFEVPTALPGVDSKILDPRDTYADASAWDTKAQDLAARFIKNFAKFTGNEAGKALVAAGPKL